Within the Papaver somniferum cultivar HN1 unplaced genomic scaffold, ASM357369v1 unplaced-scaffold_132, whole genome shotgun sequence genome, the region TACTCATATTATTCCAATGAGGATTCTCTCCTGGAACGTTCAAGGTTTCAAAAACCCATCCACTAGAAATCATCTTAGTGATTTAGTGCGAGTGCATAACCATGATATTGTTTTCCTTTGTGAAACAAAAATCAGTCAAGTTAAAAGTAAACCCTTACTTAATCAATACCACTATCCTAATAGTGCCTTTATAGAACCGTACGGCCTGTCTGGAGGTCTTGTTCTTTTATGGAAGAATGGTTTTACCTGCGAGATTTTAAGTGATGAACAAAATATGTTTAATGTTGTAGTGCAAAGTGACCCTAGTAAACCTGAGTTCTTGCTTACTTGTATGTATGGTTTTTCTCCCTATGCTAAGAAAAAAAAGCAATGGAACTATATTAGACAAACTAGTGAAACTAGTAACTATCCTTGGATTCTTCTAGGGGATTTAAATTTCCATCTTTTGGATGACAgtaacaaaacttcttcatctcTAGATGGTTGGGTTAATAAAATAGTTGCTGATAGTGGCCTTGAAGATATAGGATATGTAGGAAAAAATTATACCTGGACCAGCAATAATCTTGGCACTGGTTCTAGAAAATCCAGAATTGATCTTGCTTTAGGAAATAGTGACTGGAGTAGACATTTCTTCAAATCCAAGCTTTTTCATCTCAACCAAGTAGGAAATGACCATTCACCTATTCTTCTTGTCACTGGTACTGAGTGTGAACCATGTTGGAGACCCTTTAAATTTTTTCTAACCTGGCTCAATAATGAAACTTGCTCTACTACAATAGCTAATGCTTGGAATATCAATGTTAGTGGCTCTCCAGGTTTTCAGCTTGTTATTAAACTTCAGTCAGCAAGGAAAGAATTACCATATGGAATAAACAACATTTTggtaacatcaacaaaaatattgacaatcTTCAGCATGAACTCAGTTTTGCTCAAAATCAGCTACCTAGTAGTGAAGTTAATGAGCAAATCTTGAGAATCAACACTGATTTGAACAAGTGGCATAAGATTCAAAATGAGTTTTTGCAGCAGAAAGCTAGAGACAATTTCATCAAATACATGGATAACAATACTAAGTATTTTCACACCAAAATTAACAGGAAAAGATCTAGGAACAACATTGACTCCATACAAGATCATACTGGTAATTTGCTGCATTCTAGAGAAGATATTGGTTCACACTTGACAAAGCATTTTCAAGACATCAGTACTTCTTCCTCTCATCATCTCGAAGAAAGTCTTTACTCAGTTCTGCCAACAATCATTTCTAATGAAGAAAATCTTTGTCTTACAAGAATACCAGGAAAAGAAGAAATCTACAACAATCTCAAAACCATGGAGAATTGGAGTGCTCCAGGGCCTGAAGGTTTTCAAGCTGGTTTCTATAAGAGACAATGGAATGTTGTATGGGATGATGTATGTCTTATGGTTATCAGATTCTTCCAAACAAGACACATTTTTAAGCAAATCAATAATACATATATTTCTCTtactccaagaaaaaaaaaatctctgtgCTGCAGATTACATGCCTATAGGACTGTGTAATACTTCTTATAAGGTCATCTCTAAAATTCTTGTTAACAGAATGAAGCCTCTAATGGAAAAGATTATTTCACCATATCAAGCTGCATATGTTTCAGGTAGACTAATCAGTGACAATACAGTGATTGCTCAAGAGATTATTCACTccatgaagaaaaaaagaggtcAAATTGGATAGATATCCCTCAAGTTAGATATGTCCAAAGCTTTTTATAGATTATAAAGGGATTTCCTTATTAAAGTCTTAAGATATTTTAGTTTCAGTGAGGAATTCTGTGAACTCATCCATCGATGCATCATCACTACCACTCTGTCAGTTATTCAATGGCTCTCCATGTGAAGAGTTTCATCCTTCAAGAGGAATAAGGCAAGGTGGTCCACTCTCTCCTTATTTATTCATTTTAGCTATGGAGGTTCTCTCAAGACAACTTATAGCTGCTCAGCAAAGCAATAACATCAAAGGCATTAAAGTGGCTTCTAATTCTCCAGCCATTAATCATCTattatttgcagatgactgcttgaTTTTCAATCAAGCAAAATTGGATTCAATTAACAATCTTCTTCATCTCCTTAACAATTTCATCAGCCAATCAGGCCAGGTTATCAACTTTGAGAAATCTGCAGTGCATTTCAGTAAAAAAAACTAAGCCAGAAGTAGCAGCAACACTCACTCAAATTCTGGGAGTCAAGACTATGACCTCAAAAGAGAGGTATTTGGGATCTCCACTTATTCTtgggaattctaaacaagaagCTTTCAAGTCTATTGAAGATAATTTCAATAACAGGTTGTCTACTTGGTCTTCTACTTCTCTCTCTCAATCAGGTAGATCTACAATGATCAAGCATGTTCTTAATTCTCTACCTGTTTATCAAATGAGATCTTTCAAGTTACCTGATCATCTCATGAAGAAATTAACAACCATTCAAAGAAAGTTTTTTTGGGGTCACTCTTCCAATAGAGGTTTTAATCTTGTCTCTTATTCCAAACTTTGGAAGTCAAAGGATCATGTGGGCCTTGCTTTCAGAGACATGGAAAAACTTAACCTGGCTTTACTCACTAAACTGTCTTGGAGGGTTTGCACTAAAGAGGATCAACTTTGTACTCAAATTTTAGGGAGTAAATACTTCAAATATGGTAATATTCTTCATCGCAGAATTGAAGCTATAAATTTCTCTTACATGTGTAATGGCATCACCAAAGGCCTTAAAATCATTCAAAATAACTACTTCATGGAAGTTAACAATGGTAGGAAAACTAATATATGGAAGGACAAGTGGGTTCCAAGGTTGAATCATCCTCCCATCCCTTTGAATGATATGCACAGGTTCTATGAAAGTGTGGATGAGTTAATCAACTCAGATACAAATTCTTGGAATGTGGACCTCTTAAATACTTTATTTGATGCTATTACTTCTAGTCAAATTTAGGAAATCTTCATTGATACATCTAAAGAAGATATCATGCTCTGGACACCAGCTAAAGATGGAAAATTCTCAGTTAAGAGTGCTTACAACCATCTCACAagaagttcaaatgaaactatGGTTAATGGAGTTGTTGTTCAAACCCAAGTATGGAAGGCATTATGGGGATGTAATGTTACACAGAATCAAGCTTTTTGCATGGAAGTGCATACATGAGTGTCATCCAACCAGATACAAACTTGCAGCACATAACCATGACATGGAAACACAATGTGGAGTTTGTAGTAGGGAAGAAGAGACAATAGAACACCTTATCTTTGATTGCAGTCATGCCAGATCAGTGTGGAGAATCATAAATATAGACATAGATGCAGTTAAAGCTAACTGTGGTAGCGTCTCTGAATGGGTACTAAGATGGTTCAATGGAAGTAATCCTGGCATTAGTGAACGGTTGTTATTCACCTGTATGATTGGAGCTTGGATCATATGGAAAGACCGATgtgaaaagatattccaggaaGTTAATCTAAACCCTATTTCTACAGTCAATAGAATACAATATCATTTAAATGCTCATTTACATGAAAATTTAATTTGTGGTCCGTACAACATTAATGAAACCAAGTCTAATTGGTTACCTCCTGCACAAGGCATTGCTAAATTCAATGTTGACACTTCTTTCGATTATGATACTAATCAAAATGGTACTGGTGTTGTTTTACGTGATCATGCAGGTAACTGTGACAGGATCAGAGGGAGTTTCAAACATGGAGTCCTGAATCCAGAGCAAGGAGAGTGTCTAGCTGTTCGAGATGCTCTTTTATGAGCTAAAGAAATGAACCTGGATGATATACAGGTCGAAGTTGATGCACAAGTAGTAATAAAAGCTGTTACAGAAGACCCATGGGTGGCACATTGGGAAAACATAAACTTAGTTAGAGAGATTAAACATTTAAGTGCTCTTTTCAATTCTTGTCAATTTACTTTTGTTCCTAAAGATGATAATCAAGTAGCTAACTCCATAGCAAAAAGAGTTCGAGTTTTAGCTACTGATTTACTGCAGTTTGACAATTTTGGGCATGAACTTTATGATCTTTTAGCCCAAGATCAAAACTCTCATTCTGATTAATCCAATAAATTCAAGTTcagtatcaaaaaaaaatatcttgGATATATAGCCATGAAACGTGGGGATGTAGAAGATGCATGGCCCCTACGGTATCTCGTTTAGGACTATGTATTTAATCTCTTTTAGTACACCGGCCTATATATAGATTTTTAAAAGTTACGTTTTCGATTAGCTTTTCAGTTAGTTTTTTGCGTACGTATCTTAATAAGTGTTGGCTTCCCGATATATATATTCGGTTTTCAATAAGCTTTTGTGTACATATCCTAATAAGTGTTGCCTTCCTGTTATATTTTTGATTCTAAATACGATAGGATTTCCTTGTACGAAATATTTAGTCAAAGATGGAAGTATTGTCCACCTTAGACGGTGTTACTAATGTACAattaagtatttggtgtaaacaCGGTGTAACAAAATTAATTAGACTAAAATTTTAAAGGAAGTGGTGTccaccttttttttttatcgacGGCGTTACTAAAGGACGGTTAAATACTtgatgtaaacaaagtgtaaTCCAATTTTTAATATTTCGACCAATAAAATTATGACAAGTGTCCTCATCATAACTTCTACATTAGAAAAAGCCTATTTAAACCAATAATAAGCGAGGGTTTCATTACCGTTTAATGTGAGAGCTTATTTTATCAAGGCTTTTAAGGAGGAAGATATCAAAAtgcgtcaaaaaaaaaaacctttctcATGTTTATGCAGCCAATCAATACTTTACAAAGGATTTTGAGAATTGTCTTTATAATGGTGAAACTGAACAAGAATTTAAATTCACGTGGATACTGATGCTCCCAAAATACTTTCTTACCGACAATGATTGGTTGATAAAATTGTATGCGTGCTCCTGTGCATCGAAGAGGACATTTTGGCACTGGCATGGCAACAACTAAAAGGAGTGAAAGTGTGAGCATTTTTGTGAAAGGTTCCTCAAATCGTACCCTATGCATTAACGATTttattttgcattataaaagttcGATTATGGATTGGAGGAGGTATAAGATGCTCACAAGTGTAAGAAGGTATTCATATATTTCTCCATTACCATTACAAGTAAAGGGAATCCAAAAAATTCCCTATAACTACAAcacaaataaaaatcaagtattgttaTTGGTGGTAGTTAAAACCCCATCTTATTTCATTGAATAAGAGCGAACAAAAGCCCGCTCAAGGGCAGAGCAATAATTGAGGCATGATGGATAGAGATTGAGTGGTCCCCTACATCTGTAGGTGTTTCGAAGAAGAAAAttctctttttttgttggctagTCTATGTGCCTTCTTTCTTATAGCTTTGCTTAGCGAGACCTTTAGATTCACCAATAAAACTATAGTGTGCTAACGCGAAGGTGCTCATACTATCCGATGCTTGTCCCTTTTACGCTTTATAGGTAGGAGCCGTTGCGTGTTAACCTTTTCTCGTATGTGGGGCTCTCTCTCTTCTTGGGCAGATAATTGATCGTCTTTCATTTTTGATAGTCAGTACTTTTTATACTAATAAGTAAAGTAAAGAATCTAACTGACGGAGCATTCTAAACCTGTATTTATTTCATACTTTTGTTTTGAAAGGAAGGCAACTAAGATGTATTCTCGAAAGGTTTTTACTGTATTTGAAAATAAGTTCACGAACTTTAATTAGATCAGCAACAtgataaatagaaatcacaaagttctattcgtctcagactttgtgatttcaaAAGATAGGTATctaatttttttctttgatttgtttggttTGTCCTTttcaattaagggaatcaagtgtgtagtaccaTGTTGGGTTGAGAGACATGCAGGAGCACGATTGaagctgaattgcttggagggttagTTCATTTTCCATTACAGTCCAGCCCAAAATGTGACAATAGGCTAATGTCAGTGTTTGATACAGCGCGGTGGTCAAAGATGGaagaggtcccggggttttctgctgtaggatcagaatctcgcagcaataatgcttcagcgaaattattaacaacacaacacgacagtgtcgcagaacaacttcagaaacgacataataaacgacatcagccaaatcatgagaaaagtgtgacgatcctgcgaaaataaggaagtttgcgagattagtATTTCTAAGggtgcgagaatgtcgcaagtcatatccgaaaataaaggacagattagttgtcatccactatgtaatttcctataaataaccattcagttgtaaagaagaggagagagatcttttttgagtgagaagcaagtaaataggagagagaaaatctagagcagtggttattcttgattccttaatcttttcttgtaagattttccaaagattcatcaataaaattaagattgttaatccaaaactaagttgaatgttaatgaaatcttgtgaggggtgtagtgtaggatttcctgcaactacataatggcgctagaaacagggaatgaagattgaaattattaacaacacaacacgacaaggtcgcagaacaacttcagaaacgacataataaacgacatcagccaaattaTGAGAAGTGTGACGATcccgcgaaaataaggaagtttgcgagattggtatttgtaagggtgcgagaatgtcgcaagtcatatccgaaaataaaggacagattagctgtcatccactatgtagttTCCTATAAATAACCATTCAGTTTAAAgaagaggagagagatcttttttgagtgagaagcaagtaaataggagagagaaaatctagagcagtggttattcttgattcctttatcttttcttgtaagattgtccaaagattcatcaataaaattaagattgttaatccaaaaataagttgaatgttaatgaaatcttgtgaggggtgtagtgtaggatttcctgcaactacatgttccattacagttttcctcgttaacaaaaattttgtgcATGTGATTTTTATTTTCCACGCTAAAAGTTATTCTTTTGATTGTTAAAAGTACTACAGTCGCATTCTTTTGtcaaacaaaaaagttggtggtgcacTTGGTACCCTATCATTCTCAAATGATAACTCTACAAAGTGTATTTTTTTAGAAAGGTGACTCACCATGATATATTTTGGATCTACATACATATTTTGGGTCTTTTTGACAGAATCCAAGCCACTGGTGGGATTCAATTACaaaatcaatcatgatggtggaGAAAAAATTTGATTCGCTACAGATAAATTTTGGGGTATCCGGAAATATTGAGTCACAAGGTAGATCTTGGTGCATAGGTCCCTTATTAGGTTAAGCGACATATATATCACcgcgaagtttttttttttttgttaagtgtAGATCTTAAATCATTGAGTAAATATTTTGGGTTCACACTAAAAAAAGACTTCTCTCTTTCCAAAACTTTCTCAACGAAGAACTCAACTAACTGATTATTTCTCTGCTCAGATCGGCTTCTTTGGAGCTGATATGATCATATCTCTCTTTGATCTATCGTTTGCAGTTAGTTTTTAAAGTTTTTAGTAATCGACTGGTTTTCATCATCATCCTTCTCTAAATAGATTGGACATCTTtttctgtttgattttggtttctaAGGTTGATTTAAGTTAATTTGTTAGTTTCTAGATTTGGGTTTTCTGATCTTTATCAGTCTATCCCcgtatttctttcttctttttccctTTGAGGCTTTTTAATTCAAGGTTCTAGTTCCTATTTTAATTATAAggtttgatgtttgagaatttctaGGTTTATTGGGTTTGAATCTATCTTACTAGATTCAAATCTAACTGGCCCCATTTTTTCTTTAATCTTGGTTTCTTAAATTGATTCAAGTTTATTTGCTAGTTCGTAGACTTGGGTTTTCTGATCTTtctgtcttctttttccttttagactttttagtttcaaaattttgttttccgAATTTAATCTTAAGTTTGAATGTTTGAGAAGCTTAATTATCTGCTGAAATTTAAATACTGCAAGTGTTTGTTGTTGTCCATTTTCAAAAAATATTAGTATAGCAACAATAACAAAGTTTCTTCGGCAGCATCTTCAGGCTCTATGACTCCGGTACCACTCCTTACTTCTTCATCAGCAACAACAGTTCCAAAGATTCAGACATGAACAATTACCAAGACATCAAGACCAATTTTGAAGAAGACTTTAACCATTCCAGACCGATTCAATAAAATGATAACCCATTTTACTTGTGTTACTGCTACTGTGAAAAAATCAATGACATAAGGATGGATCTGCGGATTCTATTGCACCTTTGTCGCTTGTGTTAATGTGCTTTTGAGAAAAACCCCGGTAATTGGTTAGATCTTTGGATCCTAACACCTGTGTTGATTGTAAAGGTGATATATGGCTTGGATGTACTTTTGATTTAACCAAGACCATTTAAACTTATCCTGATATAGATAGGAACGGTAGGAATCACTTTTCAGATAAGGGATTGGGACTATGATGTAAACTAGTGTAGTTGCTCTTATTGTCTGTTTGAAATTTTCGAGTTTGCTTTATTTAATATAGAGACCGAGTCAGTCCTCTAACCACTCCTGATCTTGATATGGATCTTGATTATAAATATATTTGAGGCTTGCCGCTTTtcggaagaatttttttttttggggaatGATAGATTTCGGGCTACAAGTTGGTGACGAGGCATTTGGATTATACTTTAGATTTGGGTAACATGACACAATTTAAGTAAAAAGGAGTATTTTGGATCAATGACATCAGGTCATGTCTTCGAATTCGGGCCATGAAAAAAATTCAGAGTCATTGTGCCAATTTAAATCCGTACTAAGTTTGAGTTACCAGATAAGATTTTGAATTGCAATAGCTAAGTTTGGGTAGCGAGGCAGATTCTAGGTTAACGCAAAACAtcacttatttttattttattttgatcgtTTAAAAAGAATATATTGAGTACAGATACGACTGAAAGAGAGTGAAAAGCTCAAAGAAAAAACAACCTATCGAAGCTAAAGAAATACATCGTTATATATCTTGTAAGATTCCAAGTTCGGAACCAAATGGAATTAGCCCAGTGGGCCAGGGGTTGGACTCCCAACCTGATGTCATTGTGATCCAAAATACTCCTTGTTACTTAAAATGTGCCATGTTACCCAAATATAAAGTATAACCCAAATGCCTCGTTATCAACTTGTGGCCCGAAATCTATAGGTTGCGGGTTCAATGCCTCGTTACCAACAGTGCCCTTCGATCTCCATGTGGGTAGAGCTTTGTTACGCAAAGCCATCTAGATTATATTATATTGATAAAACTCTTGCATCTGCCAAGGGGGTACAACAGGGAATTCCCTTGACCCCCTGTTGTTTTCCCTAGTCATAC harbors:
- the LOC113332909 gene encoding uncharacterized protein LOC113332909 produces the protein MTSKERYLGSPLILGNSKQEAFKSIEDNFNNRLSTWSSTSLSQSGRSTMIKHVLNSLPVYQMRSFKLPDHLMKKLTTIQRKFFWGHSSNRGFNLVSYSKLWKSKDHVGLAFRDMEKLNLALLTKLSWRVCTKEDQLCTQILGSKYFKYGNILHRRIEAINFSYMCNGITKGLKIIQNNYFMEVNNGRKTNIWKDKWVPRLNHPPIPLNDMHRFYESVDELINSDTNSWNVDLLNTLFDAITSSQI
- the LOC113332910 gene encoding uncharacterized protein LOC113332910 — protein: MENSQLRVLTTISQEVQMKLWLMELLFKPKYGRHYGDVMLHRIKLFAWKCIHECHPTRYKLAAHNHDMETQCGVCSREEETIEHLIFDCSHARSVWRIINIDIDAVKANCGSVSEWVLRWFNGSNPGISERLLFTCMIGAWIIWKDRCEKIFQEVNLNPISTVNRIQYHLNAHLHENLICGPYNINETKSNWLPPAQGIAKFNVDTSFDYDTNQNGTGVVLRDHAGNCDRIRGSFKHGVLNPEQGECLAVRDALL